One genomic segment of Armatimonadota bacterium includes these proteins:
- a CDS encoding DDE-type integrase/transposase/recombinase: GLSAEAERAILALALAQPTWGPARLAVQLARPEPGGWHLAPVTIYRFLRRVGLQTRWQRLAVLEVHSAQTAGLLTERTRRALARAQRRRAAHLAAEQPGDLVCLDTFYIGKLKGVGKVWQYTACDAACSYAIAEVGTEFSAEAAARFLTTRVLPTYRAAGWPIRRVLTDQGSEYRGAFDQATAAWGIRHSRTRPRHAWTNGFVERLQGTILSELWRVEFRRRFFTHVRFLQAALDRYLEFYNYRRPHLGYRTHGRPPAEMFWGVAGREDRDHLAHA; the protein is encoded by the coding sequence GGGCTCAGTGCGGAAGCCGAACGGGCGATTCTGGCCCTGGCGCTGGCACAGCCCACCTGGGGTCCGGCGCGGCTGGCTGTGCAGTTGGCCCGCCCCGAGCCCGGCGGCTGGCACCTGGCCCCGGTCACGATCTATCGGTTTCTGCGCCGGGTGGGCCTGCAGACCCGGTGGCAGCGGCTGGCGGTGTTGGAAGTCCACAGCGCGCAGACCGCGGGCCTGCTGACCGAGCGCACGCGCCGAGCCCTGGCGAGGGCCCAGCGCCGGCGAGCAGCCCACCTCGCTGCCGAGCAGCCGGGCGACCTGGTCTGCCTGGATACGTTCTACATCGGGAAACTCAAAGGGGTGGGCAAGGTCTGGCAATACACGGCCTGCGACGCCGCCTGTTCGTACGCCATTGCCGAAGTCGGCACAGAGTTTTCGGCCGAGGCGGCGGCCCGCTTCCTCACCACCCGGGTCCTGCCCACCTACCGGGCGGCAGGCTGGCCGATCCGCCGGGTGCTGACCGACCAGGGCAGCGAGTACCGCGGAGCGTTCGATCAGGCCACTGCCGCCTGGGGGATCCGCCACAGTCGCACCCGACCGCGGCACGCCTGGACCAACGGGTTCGTGGAGCGCCTGCAGGGCACTATTCTCAGCGAGCTCTGGCGGGTGGAGTTCCGCCGTCGGTTCTTCACCCACGTGCGGTTCCTGCAGGCGGCCCTGGATCGGTACCTCGAGTTCTACAACTACCGCCGGCCGCACCTGGGCTACCGCACCCACGGTCGGCCACCCGCCGAGATGTTCTGGGGCGTCGCCGGGAGGGAAGACCGTGACCACCTCGCTCATGCCTGA